The Populus alba chromosome 6, ASM523922v2, whole genome shotgun sequence genome contains a region encoding:
- the LOC118033613 gene encoding subtilisin-like protease SBT2.5, whose amino-acid sequence MRVVEFWRTVFVLFALLINGKAEVYIVTMEGEPVISYTGGIPGFEATAVESDEKLDATSQLVTSYAQHLEQKHDMLLDSLFDRGTYKKLYSYKHLINGFAVHTSPEQAETLRRAPDVKSVERDWKVRRLTTHTPQFLGLPTGVWPTGGGFDKAGEDIIIGFVDSGIFPRHPSFGSPSSDPYGPLPKYRGKCEVDPDTKREFCNGKIIGAQHFAEAAIAAGAFNPSIDFASPMDGDGHGSHTAAIAAGNNGIPVRIHGHEFGKASGMAPRARIAVYKALYRLFGGFIADVVAAIDQAVHDGVDILSLSVGPNSPPATTKTTYLNPFDITLLGAVKAGVFVAQAAGNGGPFPKTLVSYSPWITSVAAAIDDRRYKNHLYLGNGKILPGIGLSPSTHPNQTYTLVAANDVLLDSSVMKYSPSDCQRPEVLNKNLVEGNVLICGYSFNFVVGTASIKKVSETAKSLGAIGFVLAVENVSPGTKFDPVPVGIPGILITDVTKSMDLIDYYNTSTPRDWTGRVKSFKGTGSIGNGLMPILYKSAPQVALFSARGPNIKDFSFQDADLLKPDILAPGSLIWAAWSPNGTDEPNYVGEGFAMISGTSMAAPHIAGIAALVKQKHPHWSPAAIKSALLTTSTKLDRAGRPLQAQQYSETEAMKLVTATPFDYGSGHVNPRSALDPGLIFDAGYEDYLGFLCTTPGIDAHEIRNYTNAPCNYTMGHPSNLNTPSITISHLVKTQTVSRTVTNVAEEETYVITARMQPAVAIEANPPAMTLRPGASRKFTVSLTVRSVTGTYSFGEILMKGSRGHQVRIPVVAMGYWR is encoded by the exons ATGAGGGTGGTGGAGTTTTGGCGTACAGTGTTTGTCTTATTTGCTTTGTTGATAAATGGGAAAGCAGAGGTGTATATTGTGACCATGGAGGGAGAGCCTGTCATAAGTTATACAGGAGGTATCCCTGGTTTTGAAGCCACTGCTGTGGAATCTGATGAGAAGCTTGACGCCACCAG TCAATTGGTCACGTCCTATGCCCAGCACCTTGAACAGAAACATGATATGCTTCTTGATTCATTGTTTGACCGTGGGACCTACAAGAAACTCTACAGCTATAAGCATCTTATAAATGGCTTTGCGGTTCATACTTCTCCTGAACAG GCAGAAACCCTGAGGCGTGCCCCTGATGTGAAATCTGTGGAGAGAGATTGGAAGGTGAGGAGACTTACAACACACACCCCACAGTTTCTGGGGCTTCCAACCGGAGTTTGGCCAACAGGGGGTGGCTTCGACAAGGCTGGAGAAGACATTATAATAGGATTTGTAGACTCAGGAATTTTTCCACGCCATCCAAGTTTTGGATCTCCCAGCAGTGACCCATATGGGCCTCTTCCAAAGTACCGAGGAAAGTGTGAAGTTGATCCTGATACCAAGAGAGAATTCTGTAATGGAAAGATCATTGGAGCCCAGCATTTTGCTGAAGCTGCAATTGCAGCTGGGGCATTTAATCCTTCCATTGATTTTGCTTCTCCCATGGATGGAGATGGGCATGGAAG TCACACAGCAGCTATTGCAGCTGGAAATAATGGTATTCCTGTGAGAATTCATGGCCATGAATTTGGGAAAGCAAGTGGGATGGCTCCTCGTGCTAG GATTGCTGTGTACAAGGCACTCTATAGGCTTTTTGGAGGCTTTATTGCAGATGTGGTAGCTGCTATTGATCAG GCTGTTCATGATGGAGTGGATATACTCAGCCTCTCAGTGGGTCCAAATAGCCCTCCAGCAACCACCAAGACAACATATTTGAACCCTTTTGATATTACACTTCTTGGAGCTGTGAAAGCAGGTGTATTTGTTGCACAGGCAGCTGGAAATGGTGGTCCTTTTCCAAAAACTCTGGTTTCTTATAGCCCTTGGATAACATCTGTGGCTGCTGCAATTGATGACCGGAGATACAAGAACCATCTGTACCTAGGAAATGGCAAAATTTTACCTGGAATTGGTTTGTCAC CTTCTACACATCCAAATCAAACATACACCTTGGTTGCTGCAAACGATGTATTGCTGGATTCTTCGGTGATGAAGTACAGTCCTTCAGACTGCCAAAGACCGGAAGTATTGAACAAGAACTTGGTAGAGGGGAACGTTCTTATCTGCGGTTAttcctttaattttgttgttggTACTGCATCCATCAAGAAAGTCTCAGAAACAGCCAAGAGTCTAGGTGCAATTGGATTTGTTCTTGCCGTggaaaatgtttctcctggaaCGAAGTTTGATCCTGTCCCTGTTGGTATTCCTGGAATTCTAATCACGGATGTTACCAAATCAATG GATCTTATAGACTATTACAACACCTCTACACCAAGAGATTGGACTGGCCGAGTGAAGAGCTTCAAAGGTACAGGAAGCATTGGGAATGGCTTGATGCCTATTCTCTATAAATCAGCACCACAAGTGGCATTATTCTCTGCTAGAGGGCCCAACATAAAAGACTTCAGCTTCCAAGATGCTGATCTTCTCAAACCAGATATCTTGGCTCCTGGATCTCTCATTTGGGCTGCTTGGTCTCCTAACGGAACAGATGAACCAAATTATGTTG GAGAAGGATTTGCCATGATATCCGGAACCAGCATGGCAGCACCACATATAGCAGGGATAGCTGCTCTTGTAAAGCAGAAGCACCCACATTGGAGTCCTGCTGCCATCAAATCAGCATTATTGACAACATCAACAAAATTGGACAGAGCAGGAAGGCCTCTTCAAGCACAGCAATACTCTGAAACTGAAGCCATGAAGCTGGTCACAGCAACACCCTTTGATTATGGGAGTGGTCATGTTAACCCAAGGTCTGCTCTGGATCCTGGACTCATTTTTGATGCAG GTTACGAGGATTACTTGGGTTTCTTGTGCACCACTCCTGGCATTGATGCCCATGAGATACGGAACTACACAAATGCACCCTGCAACTACACTATGGGTCACCCATCAAATCTCAACACCCCATCAATCACTATCTCCCATCTCGTGAAAACACAAACAGTGAGTCGCACAGTCACAAATGTCGCGGAGGAAGAAACCTATGTGATCACAGCCAGAATGCAACCAGCTGTTGCCATTGAAGCTAACCCTCCAGCGATGACCCTGAGACCTGGTGCATCACGGAAGTTCACGGTGAGTCTCACTGTTCGATCAGTAACTGGAACATACAGTTTTGGTGAAATTTTGATGAAAGGCAGCCGAGGGCATCAAGTAAGGATCCCAGTAGTAGCCATGGGATATTGGCGATAG
- the LOC118033614 gene encoding uncharacterized protein isoform X1, translated as MEEKSFLDRMLGHLRETCKYSTGYPKDLGPSRVIHFTSEREFVQLLHQGYPVVVAFTIRGNYTKHLDQVLEVAAAEFYPEVKFLRVECPKYPGFCITRQRKEYPFIEIFHSPEQAATRGRVAGPNITKYSVKALPFNYDLSAYGFREFFKRHGIQSSREPK; from the exons ATGGAGGAGAAATCATTTTTGGATAGAATGCTCGGTCATCTTCGCGAAACATGCAA GTACTCTACTGGGTATCCTAAGGATCTTGGGCCATCACGGGTTATTCACTTTACGTCAGAGCGTGAGTTTGTCCAGCTTCTTCACCAAGGGTACCCGGTTGTAGTAGCTTTTACCATCAG AGGCAATTACACCAAACACCTTGACCAGGTTCTTGAAGTAGCTGCTGCTGAATTTTATCCAGAAGTAAAATTTTTGCGT GTTGAATGTCCAAAATATCCTGGCTTTTGTATAACACGGCAGAGGAAGGAATATCCATTCATTGAAATATTCCATAGCCCAGAACAA GCAGCTACGCGGGGAAGGGTTGCTGGTCCAAATATCACGAAATACTCTGTGAAGGCTCTTCCT TTCAACTATGACCTGAGTGCCTATGGATTCAGAGAATTTTTCAAGCGTCATGGCATACAATCATCGCGGGAGCCAAAGTAA
- the LOC118033614 gene encoding uncharacterized protein isoform X2 — protein sequence MEEKSFLDRMLGHLRETCKYSTGYPKDLGPSRVIHFTSEREFVQLLHQGYPVVVAFTIRGNYTKHLDQVLEVAAAEFYPEVKFLRVECPKYPGFCITRQRKEYPFIEIFHSPEQAATRGRVAGPNITKYSVKALPNVHKFG from the exons ATGGAGGAGAAATCATTTTTGGATAGAATGCTCGGTCATCTTCGCGAAACATGCAA GTACTCTACTGGGTATCCTAAGGATCTTGGGCCATCACGGGTTATTCACTTTACGTCAGAGCGTGAGTTTGTCCAGCTTCTTCACCAAGGGTACCCGGTTGTAGTAGCTTTTACCATCAG AGGCAATTACACCAAACACCTTGACCAGGTTCTTGAAGTAGCTGCTGCTGAATTTTATCCAGAAGTAAAATTTTTGCGT GTTGAATGTCCAAAATATCCTGGCTTTTGTATAACACGGCAGAGGAAGGAATATCCATTCATTGAAATATTCCATAGCCCAGAACAA GCAGCTACGCGGGGAAGGGTTGCTGGTCCAAATATCACGAAATACTCTGTGAAGGCTCTTCCT AATGTTCACAAATTTGGTTAA
- the LOC118033615 gene encoding oxysterol-binding protein-related protein 4C isoform X2 — MVSQGNDDMKVVLTKPLSFDGDAYADYKAPNFVQRFLSLFRNVRPGSDLTNFQLTPQFNIPKSQLQCFGESAYSFGKNLLQQCNNAESSLERFISVVAWSISTTRPPNFGVAPYNPILGETHHVSRGSLNVLLEQVSHHPPVSALHATDDRENIEFIWCQHPVPKFYGTRVEAEVLGKRQLKLLNHGETYMMNSPKLMVRFFPPRVDWIGDVNICCQETGLEAALCYTTSSLFGRGGLHSVKGKIYQSSSMKTLYEVEGHWNSTVKAKDINSGKETIIYDAKEVFSELKIAVVEDLQGIRPTESAAVWNEVSKAILSKNWTKAREEKSTVEDNQRKLAKERISNGETWVPNNFIVSYSKEDGWDCSPIQERVPTAPIVVPI; from the exons ATG GTCAGCCAAGGTAATGATGATATGAAGGTTGTCCTGACCAAGCCTTTATCATTCGATGGAGACGCCTACGCCGATTACAAAGCTCCTAATTTTGTCCAACGTTTTTTAAGTCTGTTTAGGAATGTACGGCCAGGATCAGATCTCACCAATTTCCAG CTTACACCTCAATTCAACATTCCAAAGTCCCAGCTCCAATGTTTTGGTGAATCTGCATACAGCTTTGGCAAAAATTTGCTGCAGCAGTGCAACAATGCCGAGAGCTCACTTGAAAGATTCATCTCTGTTGTAGCATGGAGCATATCCACCACACGTCCTCCTAATTTTGGTGTTGCCCCTTACAATCCCATTCTCGGAGAGACTCACCATGTCTCCAGGGGAAGCCTCAATGTTCTACTCGAACAG GTTTCCCATCACCCACCAGTTTCTGCCCTCCATGCAACAGATGACAGGGAAAATATCGAGTTCATTTGGTGCCAACATCCTGTTCCGAAATTCTATG GTACTAGAGTTGAAGCTGAAGTGCTTGGCAAAAGGCAACTTAAGCTTCTGAACCATGGAGAGACTTATATGATGAATTCACCAAAGCTCATGGTTAGGTTTTTTCCACCTCGGGTTGATTGGATTGGCGATGTGAACATTTGCTGCCAGGAGACTGGTCTTGAAGCTGCGTTATGCTACACAACCAGCTCTCTCTTTGGACGTGGAGGACTCCATTCTGTTAAAGGCAAGATTTATCAGTCTTCATCCATGAAGACCCTTTATGAGGTTGAAGGGCACTGGAACAG TACTGTGAAAGCCAAGGACATTAATAGTGGTAAGGAGACAATTATATATGACGCAAAGGAAGTGTTTTCCGAGCTCAAGATTGCTGTCGTCGAGGATTTGCAG GGAATTCGGCCAACTGAATCAGCTGCAGTATGGAACGAGGTGAGCAAAGCCATACTTAGCAAAAACTGGACCAAGGCGAGAGAAGAAAAGAGCACTGTTGAGGATAACCAGAGGAAGCTTGCTAAAGAAAGGATCTCAAACGGAGAAACTTGGGTTCCTAATAATTTCATTGTAT
- the LOC118033615 gene encoding oxysterol-binding protein-related protein 4C isoform X1: MQVSQGNDDMKVVLTKPLSFDGDAYADYKAPNFVQRFLSLFRNVRPGSDLTNFQLTPQFNIPKSQLQCFGESAYSFGKNLLQQCNNAESSLERFISVVAWSISTTRPPNFGVAPYNPILGETHHVSRGSLNVLLEQVSHHPPVSALHATDDRENIEFIWCQHPVPKFYGTRVEAEVLGKRQLKLLNHGETYMMNSPKLMVRFFPPRVDWIGDVNICCQETGLEAALCYTTSSLFGRGGLHSVKGKIYQSSSMKTLYEVEGHWNSTVKAKDINSGKETIIYDAKEVFSELKIAVVEDLQGIRPTESAAVWNEVSKAILSKNWTKAREEKSTVEDNQRKLAKERISNGETWVPNNFIVSYSKEDGWDCSPIQERVPTAPIVVPI; the protein is encoded by the exons ATGCAGGTCAGCCAAGGTAATGATGATATGAAGGTTGTCCTGACCAAGCCTTTATCATTCGATGGAGACGCCTACGCCGATTACAAAGCTCCTAATTTTGTCCAACGTTTTTTAAGTCTGTTTAGGAATGTACGGCCAGGATCAGATCTCACCAATTTCCAG CTTACACCTCAATTCAACATTCCAAAGTCCCAGCTCCAATGTTTTGGTGAATCTGCATACAGCTTTGGCAAAAATTTGCTGCAGCAGTGCAACAATGCCGAGAGCTCACTTGAAAGATTCATCTCTGTTGTAGCATGGAGCATATCCACCACACGTCCTCCTAATTTTGGTGTTGCCCCTTACAATCCCATTCTCGGAGAGACTCACCATGTCTCCAGGGGAAGCCTCAATGTTCTACTCGAACAG GTTTCCCATCACCCACCAGTTTCTGCCCTCCATGCAACAGATGACAGGGAAAATATCGAGTTCATTTGGTGCCAACATCCTGTTCCGAAATTCTATG GTACTAGAGTTGAAGCTGAAGTGCTTGGCAAAAGGCAACTTAAGCTTCTGAACCATGGAGAGACTTATATGATGAATTCACCAAAGCTCATGGTTAGGTTTTTTCCACCTCGGGTTGATTGGATTGGCGATGTGAACATTTGCTGCCAGGAGACTGGTCTTGAAGCTGCGTTATGCTACACAACCAGCTCTCTCTTTGGACGTGGAGGACTCCATTCTGTTAAAGGCAAGATTTATCAGTCTTCATCCATGAAGACCCTTTATGAGGTTGAAGGGCACTGGAACAG TACTGTGAAAGCCAAGGACATTAATAGTGGTAAGGAGACAATTATATATGACGCAAAGGAAGTGTTTTCCGAGCTCAAGATTGCTGTCGTCGAGGATTTGCAG GGAATTCGGCCAACTGAATCAGCTGCAGTATGGAACGAGGTGAGCAAAGCCATACTTAGCAAAAACTGGACCAAGGCGAGAGAAGAAAAGAGCACTGTTGAGGATAACCAGAGGAAGCTTGCTAAAGAAAGGATCTCAAACGGAGAAACTTGGGTTCCTAATAATTTCATTGTAT